The following is a genomic window from Corvus moneduloides isolate bCorMon1 chromosome 7, bCorMon1.pri, whole genome shotgun sequence.
agctgaAACCAGTTCCTTGCCTAAGGAAAACCGTGTGTGTCTGGCAGGCGAAGGAGGGCTTGGGATGCTTACGCAGTTTGGTCCACCTGCAGGACGGCTGCTTGGGTCGTTTCTTCATCAGACTGTTCCATTTCCCCACCAACTGGGTTGTTTCTCTCATCGTACAGTTTCTGGCTAGAAACTTCTAGAGGCATCCCGTACTCTTCATCATCTTCCACAATGGATAGCTCAATATTGTTGTTTATCATGGCCTTCCCTTCCACTTTGGCCTCCTTCTCTAGAGAGTCGACAGCTGCTTTGCCCTCCTCGGTCAGGGAGGTGCTGGGTGTCATATCCGAGTGCATGTCGGTGAAGGACATTTCATCCTCGTTCTCAGCCTGCTCGTTGCTTGCAGTTTCTGATGGTCTGTCCTCAGCTTCTGCAGGGCTTTCTCCTTCACGGCCTTTCTTTGTGCTGAATGTGAGGGGAGAAACTTTGAAACCTGAGCCCTTTGAAGAGGAGGATTTCTGGTGATGCACAGTAAGTGATTTCTTGATCTTTTCTCTCCGTTCAGGTGACACAATCTTTGTGCTGATCTTGTTCATCTTCTTCTCAATATTTTGGcgggaaaatgcttttttgagGCTGTCCACCTTCTTGAGGCTGGATCTTTTAAGTTTCTCAGCTCTTgattcttctgttttctcctctgcacTGTCATCCAAGTCATCTCCCTCATGAAACATTTCATCATCTGAACCCAACTCCACTGTGTGTAAGGTTTCTTCCAGTGTTTTGTTCTCATCCACAggctcctcttttccttctgtaatgCTGGGAATGGGCTCTTTTGCAAAAACACTGGCAGGGATctcattttcctcctgaaaGAATTGACAATATTTGAGTTTCATAGTTCACAGGACACAAATTTAATAAACAAAGCACAACCCTGaacaattatttctttccccCCCAATGATGAGATGAATGTTTATTGTTTTATTCAATACACTTAACCAGTAACAAACCACTCAAAGACCACTGAACCATTATCTGGTAAAGTTTAAGACTTATGAGCTGTCAGCTGTAAGACTACTCTTTCGAAGTGACTTGGAATGTATGCAGAATGGAAATCCTGTTCTTTGTCATTTATTTTAGATACTCTTGAATGAGAGTCTAGCTGTTAGGTTGTACAGCTAGGGAGAAAGCAGAgtgtggtggggagggaggttGTACTGCAGACCACTGTGCAGACCTCCAGAAGTcacagaaccccacagagctCTCAGTTTCTTGAGCCAAAGACTGAGAATATCCCTGCAGAGGTGTTGGTTGCAGCTGGGAAGTATCTCAAATGGCAAATGCAGTTAGCACTTCCGCCGTATTCCTGGAAAATGTATATTGCTGTTAAAAACGGATTGTTGATGTTGAGAAACCATGCAGTTCATGATGGTTAGAGTATATCCTGTTTTACAgctatacagaaaaaaacccctaataaATTTGGTTggtaaatattaaaatgtggACAGGACAACTCCTTGAAATGTAAGAATAAAAATTCATggtatacaaaaaaaaaaaaagacattataCTGCATAGAAAAGAGGAGCTTCTAGCTAAAAGGAAAAGTATTgctttttagaaacaaaaccaagaaaggacacagaaagaaagaaggtatctgaaaacaaaacaggctGAGCAAGGGCAAAAGCTGCAGGTCGTAACGAGGGATGTCTGTGACCACTGAGCGCAGAAGCTCTGCAACCCCGAGCAGCTCAGAGGCAGCACAATGAACATTCTGTTCTGTGGGAGGTTTTGCAGGCATCTAAccctgcaaagaaaataaggcTCCTTGCACACTCCCTTCTCTTCTCAGCACTTTGAACCTTAAATCTGCATAGTCTCTATTAATTACCTTTTTTATCACTTCCAGACAGAGTACATGCAATTGCACTTCCTCACATGCATTGGaaggattttcctttccctcctccctccatATTTATCTTAAGATACAAAAAAGCAGTAAGTGCTGAGTGAAATGGTTTTAATAGTCTCAGATCTGTCCCTAGTGGGCCTGAGTGCACagttaaggggaaaaaaggccaCATACACTTCCAAGTTCATGCTCATTATTTCAGGACTGAGCATACAGTTGTGATCACTGCAGAGAATAGTGCCTTGGGTTAAATTTGCTGTCGAGGCTGTTGTACGTGGTtgttgtttagcctgg
Proteins encoded in this region:
- the CAVIN2 gene encoding caveolae-associated protein 2; translated protein: MGEAAGGSAVPPLPAAEAVGGQVNALTVLALLEKLVSMLEAVEGHQRQMDQRQRGLEGAVRSIQGDLVKLCRSHGATGEAVEKLLEKSRKVCANTRAVRERLDRQCDQVRRLEQHHAQLLRRDRFKVLIFQEENEIPASVFAKEPIPSITEGKEEPVDENKTLEETLHTVELGSDDEMFHEGDDLDDSAEEKTEESRAEKLKRSSLKKVDSLKKAFSRQNIEKKMNKISTKIVSPERREKIKKSLTVHHQKSSSSKGSGFKVSPLTFSTKKGREGESPAEAEDRPSETASNEQAENEDEMSFTDMHSDMTPSTSLTEEGKAAVDSLEKEAKVEGKAMINNNIELSIVEDDEEYGMPLEVSSQKLYDERNNPVGGEMEQSDEETTQAAVLQVDQTA